The following are encoded in a window of Castanea sativa cultivar Marrone di Chiusa Pesio chromosome 5, ASM4071231v1 genomic DNA:
- the LOC142637202 gene encoding uncharacterized protein LOC142637202, which yields MEMAQIRQDDSDMIELYKAAGTGCKTTLDRLILKDPHLLNKISLTSLSETPLHISALVGHLEFSKALLLLKPQLTLELDSHRRCPLHLASAEGHTEIVQALLDENKDACLVSDQDGRIPLHYAAMRGRVEVVRKLVITQPNSITQVVLDGGETVLHLCVKYNQLDSLKLLVEFVSDKADFLNSKDHEGGNTVLHLAVMLQRIEIVKYLLSVSKVKEGANASNKMGLTALEVLNHYPKDLKRFTIEKFFMDANAVTTKKKNNLSPSLEIVVGHDDSAKPKNSSKKRWKKWLNYLRYKGNWLEETRGALMVVATVITTITFQPVINSPGGVISPDDVSKTNVSGNFHNSEYDPYGTCEAGNSVLACSDDNYGYLFFMIYNTISFTASLCVVFLLISGFPLKNKVCMCLLTLAMCTTLAFLAFAYNSAFNLLIPYAFLDKFANDATFVVSRCVLFSLMGVVGMVLLIHTIHVLAWLVVKIRNFTLYIKRRL from the exons ATGGAAATGGCTCAAATTAGACAAGATGATAGTGATATGATAGAACTCTACAAGGCAGCAGGAACTGGGTGTAAGACCACGTTGGATAGGTTGATCCTTAAAGACCCACACTtgcttaataaaatttcattgacTTCTTTGAGCGAAACTCCATTACACATATCAGCTTTAGTTGGGCACCTTGAATTTAGTAAAGCTCTTCTACTTCTAAAACCCCAACTAACTCTAGAGTTGGACTCCCACAGACGTTGCCCACTTCACTTGGCTTCTGCCGAAGGCCACACAGAGATCGTCCAAGCATTGTTAGATGAAAACAAAGATGCATGCTTGGTAAGTGATCAAGATGGTAGAATTCCTCTCCACTATGCAGCCATGAGAGGACGAGTAGAGGTTGTAAGGAAGTTGGTCATTACCCAGCCTAACTCAATAACTCAAGTTGTGTTAGATGGGGGAGAAACTGTTTTGCACTTATGTGTCAAATACAACCAATTAGATTCTTTGAAACTGTTGGTGGAATTTGTGAGTGACAAAGCAGACTTCCTCAATTCCAAAGACCACGAAGGTGGCAACACTGTCTTGCATTTAGCTGTGATGCTACAGAGAATAgag aTAGTAAAATATTTGCTTTCTGTGTCTAAAGTGAAAGAAGGAGCAAATGCCTCAAATAAGATGGGTCTTACAGCCTTAGAAGTTTTAAATCACTATCCAAAAGACTTGAAACGCTTCACCATTGAAAAATTTTTTATGGATGCCAATGCCGTaacaacaaagaagaaaaataatctCTCACCATCATTGGAAATTGTTGTTGGTCACGACGACTCAGCAAAACCAAAGAATTCAAGCaagaaaagatggaaaaaaTGGTTAAACTACTTGAGGTACAAAGGTAATTGGTTAGAAGAGACGCGTGGTGCACTAATGGTGGTTGCTACTGTCATCACAACTATTACTTTTCAACCAGTAATCAACTCCCCAGGTGGTGTCATCTCCCCAGACGATGTTTCGAAAACAAACGTAAGTGGTAATTTTCATAATTCAGAATATGACCCGTATGGCACTTGTGAGGCTGGAAACTCAGTGTTAGCATGCAGTGACGACAACTACGGATACTTATTCTTCATGATTTACAACACCATCTCTTTCACTGCATCTTTGTGTGtcgtctttttacttattagtGGATTTCCTCTTAAGAATAAGGTTTGCATGTGCCTCTTAACATTGGCCATGTGTACCACTCTCGCATTCCTAGCCTTTGCCTATAATTCTGCGTTCAATCTGCTGATCCCATATGCATTTCTTGATAAGTTTGCGAATGACGCGACGTTTGTCGTGTCACGCTGTGTTCTATTTAGTTTGATGGGTGTGGTTGGTATGGTTCTTCTGATTCACACAATTCATGTTCTTGCCTGGTTGGTAGTGAAGATACGAAATTTCACATTATACATAAAAAGGCGCTTATAA